DNA from Antennarius striatus isolate MH-2024 chromosome 1, ASM4005453v1, whole genome shotgun sequence:
tactacttttttttttttttttcaaaacacaaacactcatccCGATGTCAGTATTGTAactgtttgtttacactgtttttagtttttagtctATTGCATTTCACTGATTTAACAGCTGCAGGATCATAATGTTAGGTACCATAGAATGACTACAAAATAAACTTTACCTTTTATCACAGCTCGAGCTGCTTACTGCATGTGGCTCCAGTGTGGTATTTCAAAATGTACTGTAGCCCAGTGTTTCATCACCTGCTGGGTGTAAGACACAAATGTGTGACAACTGACTAAAACCAGCTGTGATGACAGAAGATTTGAGCCTTTTCATCCATAGAGGTTAATGCAGCAATGCTTTTTCTCCATACCACAAACACTAGTTTTACTTATATGATCTATAATGCAAACACTGACTGACTCAGTAGTTGCTTAATGCATCCCGAGAGAGTGTGACACAAGGTAGAGCTCAGGTACCAGTCGGCCTCCTCTAGTCGCTTTAGACAGCAGGAGTATTTGTGAAATTCCATCTGTGTTTGCCGAAAATGATGCCTTGTTCTTTTTAGTTTCCCTGTCCGGTCAGCATCTAGatatgtttggggtttttttgacaaatttgtgtTTCTCATTTATGGAAAAAGAGGGCCATCAAACCTTGCTGCAAGCTTACTTGGGGAAGCTGAGACAGAAAAATATGGGGATTTATTTCCTAAGTTTCCATATTGAGTGAAAGGAAACCAGGTTCACCATGACTGTTAATCACTGTAGGAGCTTGAAAATGTGTCATATTAGTTCCTTTTTGTTACTAATCAagttaaatgtgtttcttgGAAATGaaatttctattttaaaatgtatttatctcAACATCGAAGTGGTGTAATAGCTTTTTTATGCTTTGTAATCTGACATCGTCTGTAATTTTGAAGCAAGATAATGTGACATCTTTCAGTATTCAGTTTGATGATGTGGTACATTCTGTTTAACGTTATTATTTTTGCCACAGAAGAGTACCATCCCATATATTGTTTTCTTTAAGATGGTTGTCAATAAAGCATGTTGTTTTTACCTTCTTGTTGATGTTCTGTATATACCTCGTTTGGCCTGCACCTTCACTGCTTCACTGCTTCACTGCTGTGACAGTATAATCAAATATTTCATGTATGCAAAACACAAGTAATGCTATATTTTAAATCCAATACTATTAATCTGGTTTATATGATGTATTCTGTATCTTTGCATTTGTTGCTGTGCTAAAGTGGGTTTTTATCCAAGCCAAATGCTGAATGATATCAAAGATCTGTAAACCAAATGACAGTAATGAGACGAACAAGAACAACCACTGCCCTATTAAAATGCCAGCTTGGTAACAGTTGTCCCTTATCAGGTTGCATTCCTGCTGTgcctcatcatcaccaccgGCTCCTCTGGTAATGCTTTTGTCCACAGTGACTTTGAGAATGTTTAGGGCTTTAttcatcaacaaaaaaagaaatgtacaagggggaaaaaatggaggCGTTAACGTGAAGATGACGTCACAGAAGTAATAAATCAGTTTAAAATAGTGAGGTGAGGATTATAGTGTTAAGCTTCAATATAAGAGTCGGGGGTCAGGAACTTGCATCAGATGGAGGGATGCTCCATTCTTACCCTCCTCCCATGGGGCGGGTGGGATGTCAACAAGGCGCAGCTCCAGCTCACAATATGGCCAGCACATTAGCATCTCTTCCAGTGCGTCCAGCCCCCATGACTGCTTAGACCCAGCCATCGAGCTTTCAGGCTTTGGGGCCACGGGGGATTGCCTTTTTAGGAGACACCTGAACTTGACAGCTGAACTCGCTGCCACCCAACACAAAGAAACTGGCTGATAACATgatgctcgtgtgtgtgtgtgtgtcaacttTCAGTACTAAGAGACAACTGATGAGAAATTAGAAGCGAGCGCAAGGGTGGGAAGGTGGGAGAGCTGTTAAGTAGTGGAGACAGAAGCCTGTGATAGCGCCAGACGTACCATCCCAAGTTCTGTGGGATGTTTAGAGGAAAGACTGTTTTTCATTGCTCTGTGACTGAATCGTGGCGAAGAAGCAACAACTGAAAGGTGTTCAGGTTTTGGTCTGTCAAGAGATCCTCTTTTGAGAGTCAGTGTGAGTAGAGCTCACTGTCATGGAGAaattcaaagcaggaatggttCTAGGTGCTGCTGGAGATGCTTTGGGCTATAGAAAAGGGCGATGGGAAAGCTGCACCTCAGGCAAAAAAATTCAAGAAGAGCTGGCTTCTCTCGGGGGACTGGGGACCCTGAAACTGGACCCTGATAATTGGCCCCTGAGTGATGCAACACTATTGCACATGACTACAGCAGAAGCACTTATAACAGGTATGTAAAGGGTGACGTCCAGAAGAGAGCATTTTTGGCTGTCAAAGATAACTACAGAAATCTACAAAATCACAATATTTTAACTgctaaaaattaaatcaagtttTTACAATTCTAGTATAACTGCTTTTAAAACTGACTAGCTATAAGTGATACACAGACATGGCGTCAGACCTGTCCAGCCAATCTTTTGGGTCTTCTACATTTAGGTGAACCAGAATAGTTTCTTCTACGGTCAATGGAAGCTGTTAATCACTTATTGGCAGGCCATCTCTGAATGACACCTTGGCATGATAAAATATATCCTCCTGACCAGTCAACAAATATATTATCTTGGTAGAAAGTTCATTATgtctgccatcactaaaatttCATCCCAAGTCCCCCACGGTTGTGCCAGGAGATGCTAGGACAGGAAAGTTTAGAACACTGCTGAGAAAATCTGATCCTCAGCTCTGATTGCAGAACAATAGCAGGTCAGATCCCTTTATAATCCACGACTGTTAAATTTGGCTCCATAGAAAAGTTCAATGTGAATGACGATGGCCCTGTGAAATCTGATGATGTCTTTTTAGATTAGAAAGCCCTATTTAGCCACAGTTGGCACATGAGCAACAGTCTGCTCTGTGAAAACCCACACCACTTTTAGAAGTCATATTGTGAGTGATTAGAATGACTTAATTAGTAGTTGACAAGACAAGAGTTAACTTTTGCCCGGTTTTTTCTTTACAAGCATGCATTGACCAATTCGACAGCGCATAGACGAACAGCTTCAGGTCGATCCCGTCAACTGTGAAACAGATTCTGATCCATAGTCTCATTACGTGGATTCCTCAATCAGTAACTTAGTGGTGATGCATGTTTGCCAACATAGTCGCTCTTTCTCATATATTGTTCACATAAACACATTCTAGCTATAGGTTCAGCTTAAGGATACTAGATAACGTCACGGTGAGTAGAAGTGACTCTACTCACTCCACAAGAATGCTGATCCTAATCGGTGGTGTGTCAGAATGAAGCTAAACTTAGACCGGCAAAGCACCACTCATCACCCGTTGCATGCCAATCATGAATAACTCTCAgtcactgtgtgtatgtgtgtgtccagattacTGGTGTCTGGAGGACTTGTACCGGGAGCTGGTTCGCCTCTATGTTGAAGCCATGGTGTCACTCCAGGGCAGGACTCCTGATCCTGCAACAATGGAGGGTTGTGTTCACCTCAAGCCTCACAACTACCTGCTCGCCTGGCATACACCCTTCAATGAAAAAGGCCAGCTGAGACTTAAGATATTGTCTTGCACTTAGTACAGCATATGGTAATTCCAGTGTATGAAAATGAGTGTGTGGATATGTTTCTGTCCAGGATCTGGTTTCGGGGCAGCTGCCAAGGCAATGTGTGTAGGTATGAGATACTGGCAGTCTGAAAGACTAGAAAACCTGGTGGAGGTCAGTGTTGAGATTGGAAGAATGACCCACAACCACCCCACAGGTGACAATCTTGGCAATTTCTGATTGCTCCAAACCAATTTGTCCACTGCAGGTTGATTATTGAGGTGCTGACATGCTGACAATTGTCCAATCCCTAAAAGTAACAGCATTCCTCTTGGTTTCAGGCTTCTTAGGTTCCCTGACAACGGCACTGTTTGCATCTTATGCAATCCAAGGGAAACCTCTTGTGAGTTGGGGCCGCGAGCTTTTGAAAGTCATCCCTCTTGCTGAGGAATACTGCAAGAAAACCATACGACACATGGCAGGTTAGATTGTGTTTCTGTGAGCAAGACAAATTGGATTATTTTCTTAATGCTGTCACGCcatcaccaactccacccactacctgtcaatcaagcgccaaaccaatcatggcgcccaaccaatcatggcgcatctgccagaaggaatcacgtgagcaatatggcgtaaggcatctggtATGTTAgcagaagaaataactatatatggacttcccagttaacataattttacagtgtcataactgttccaacaattttcatgtttgtgagcagagtccaaacagcaagaatgagacaaaaaacggcaacgaattctgagtgaaactctgactgaaagagaggaaaggattgcatCAGAAAAATGGGAAGTAcgacttagccagagccaatgaatgtgggGTATACCAAAAAAATGGCCGTTTACACAATGACTGCTTCGGCCAAAAAGGAAACTTATATTTGCAATGTCCGTCCGTTTGCGAACAGTAGggggtgaaaacttttctaaatgctgtCGTACCATCATCAAAAAATGGGCAAATTCAACAAAAAAGGATTAAATCAAAGCTTCACTTTGCAAGTTTATTAAAtttccttccagccttgctCATGTACACAATCGCTTCCAATCTATGGCCAAAAGAACAAGGAAACATCATCAGAccgtccagttgtgtttctgctgcagactctgttGAGTTTATTGATGGTCCTCCAGTGAAGACGAGCTGAATCCGtactgtgatctcattctgtacggatgattttgaaaagtctaTCCACCAGATTACAAACTCAGCGGCGGTCAGGATGGCGTCGGCACTGTAATGGACATCGTGCTGGTTTTGGTTCCTCGCAACAGGATATTTCCAACTCTGgaaagttacatcatcaaaaactaACTTTTACTGCTCTaataaaatgcagaaatcactgttcaggtagtaaagtaaTCTAAAAGGAAAATGCGCcagcatacatgacatcactgtgtcTCATGTGGTGTTGCAGCAAAGCTCAGCTAGCATCAGAtggctattgtttagctggagctctccacGTTAGCAGTGTAGCATTAGCTCAATAGAACAatgtagctatttattcttttcgtatgtttggtatgaagtctgatataattgttttatcgtggaatttccatgacTTCCCACTAGTCATTAATACAATTATTACATGCCATAAAAccataattaaaaaacattatctACAAATGAAGAAGACTTTGAGTACAGTAATAGTGATCTTTCACAGAAGTGTTGAACCTTCAAATTCATCCAAGAGCAGAACAAAAGCTCATcacaaaaaataagaatacGTCAGGCTGCACTTTGTTATGATCAGTCTGCAAAAATAGCATTAATGGGGTGGAGATGAAGTGAAAGTCACATTCAACACAGGAAAATGTTAAGTCCCATTAGATTTTGCAACAACACACCTGGATGACCCTTAGAGTTCttgagagaacatacaaatggGTCATACAGTCAGTCATCCCACAGACAAGACCAAGTCCACAAGTGAAAGTTTGAAATGACCTAGTTGAAATCCTCacctgaaaacattttagatGCTTTGGTAGGACATGAAAAGAGTGGTGGATGCACACAAACCCTCTGGTATGGCGACAGTAAGCCACTTCTGCAAAGAAGCATTTGCCAAAATTCCACTACAGCGATGTCAGAAATTGATCTCAAGATATCAGAAGCATTTGGTTgcagttgctgctgctgctaaatGAAGTACAACTAGCTATGAAGTTCAAGGGTTGGTGAGTACTGTTAGGTAACATCTTTTTGTCTCATATCGGTTCATCAATCGCATTTGTTatatatttaactttatttttaagatGTGACACAAATTATGCAATCCACAATGAGatggaaacaaaaatagaagaaatcaAGAGTTGTGTCACACCACATTTTGTCTGTTAGTGAATGATTGTAAAACAACTACTTTTAAGGCTGCAAACAGATCTGCAAATTGCCTTACATGCACATGCAAATTCATTCCTTattaatattcacattttatttcctgtttctgaattgttttattgttatttattgattttgttaTTTAGAGATTTTAGTGAGGCAATATttaaagaagaaggagaagaggaaagtgtgttcgtaggaagagagagaagaggaacaccaacagtataggactgagagtagggacgttgaatgttggaactatgacaggaaaagtagagagttggttaatatgatgcagaggaggaatgtAGAAAtattgtgtgtccaggagaccaggcggaaaggtagcaagggtagaagtttaggagcagggttcaagttgttctatcatggtgtagataggaagagaaatggagtcggagttatcttgaaggagtagTTTAttagaaatgtcctggaggtaaaaagagtacagatagagtgatgagtctgaagctagcaattgaaggtgtgatattcaatgttgttagtgggtatgctccacaggtaggatgtgagctgtaATCCGTGCGATCCATTCATACACAGAGTATCAAGAGAACTGGTTCTACTTCGAAGCCAAGTGGCAGTTTTACGTggaagaaagagaaatagagaaagaagaacagaacaaaCCTCTGTTCCCCGATCACTATGACGCCGACGAGACAGACAAGGTAAATCTGTCATGCATAAAGAAAATACATAGGTTAAGATTAAAGCCTTAGAAACTTTACCAGGAGCAATGTGCTGCTTTTACTATAACCTTGTTTGTCTTAGACCTATAAGCGTTGGAGCTCTGAGGGTTGTCCAGGCCGTAGAGGTCACGATGCCCCCATGATCGCCTATGATGCTCTCCTAGCAGCGGGTAATGACTGGACTGAGCTGTGCAAGCGAGCCATGTTCCACGGAGGTGAGGACAGCAGCATTCTGCATCTCTGTGGCATTATTAATGCATGGCCTGTGCCACAATGACTTCTTTAAAAATCCTCTGTTTCTTAAGGTGAGAGTGAAGCAACAGGCCTGATTGCAGGCTGCCTCTATGGCCTCATGCATGGGATGAGCAAAGTTCCCTCAGGCCTGTACCAGGATCTGGACAAAAGAGAGCGCCTGGAGGAACTGGGGGAGGCACTTTACAAAGCAGCATCTGCAGACAAATGCCTAGACAAGTAATCCTGCTCTTCAGTGGGCTGAACCCTAGTGGTTATCAGATGAACTGCACAACTGTTAAAGTGTTGCCCTTTATCTCTCACTAGTTCCTTAAAGACAATGGTAGCAATTTGGTAGTCTTGAGTGGC
Protein-coding regions in this window:
- the adprhl1 gene encoding inactive ADP-ribosyltransferase arh2 isoform X2, whose translation is MEKFKAGMVLGAAGDALGYRKGRWESCTSGKKIQEELASLGGLGTLKLDPDNWPLSDATLLHMTTAEALITDYWCLEDLYRELVRLYVEAMVSLQGRTPDPATMEGCVHLKPHNYLLAWHTPFNEKGSGFGAAAKAMCVGMRYWQSERLENLVEVSVEIGRMTHNHPTGFLGSLTTALFASYAIQGKPLVSWGRELLKVIPLAEEYCKKTIRHMAEYQENWFYFEAKWQFYVEEREIEKEEQNKPLFPDHYDADETDKTYKRWSSEGCPGRRGHDAPMIAYDALLAAGNDWTELCKRAMFHGGESEATGLIAGCLYGLMHGMSKVPSGLYQDLDKRERLEELGEALYKAASADKCLDNHLN